GAGCGTCCGAGGCGGCCGGGCGGGCGATCTCCAGCCGGGCCTCGCGGTCGAGGAAGCCGAGGGCCATGGCCGCCTCCACCTCGCCGTGCCGGGTGCGCAGCTCGTCCAGCGCGCGCCGGCCGGCGAGGACCGTCGCGGTCAGGCCGCCGCCGATGAGGATGCCGGTGACCGGGATCAGCGCGATACCGCGGTACGGCACGAGCCCGGTCAGAAGCAGCGCGGCGACGACCGGCAGCACCGCGCCCCCGATCGGCACGGCCGCCCACCACCAGGTGCGATTGTCCGTGACGCGGCGGCCCGCCGTCCGGACGGCGACGGCGAACATGAGCAGCACGAAGCACAGCAGCAGCGGGGCCGCCCGGACCACCCAGCCGATCAGTGCGGAGACCGCCGCCAGTTGCACGGCGGCGCGCAGTCCCGCGACGGCGATCTGGCGGGCGTAGCCCCGGCCCCGGTCGCCGGTGAGGCGGGCGAGCGCGGCGACGGTGACGGCGGCGACGAGCAGGGCCGCGAGGACCACCCCGAGGGTGGTGTCGACGGGCAGCAGGACTTCGGCGGCGAGCACCCGGTCACCCTACGGTTGTTGAACATCCCTGCTGACGCGCGCGGGTGGCGGCGTGTCAGCGAACCCGTCCGAGGGGTGGATCACGCTCCCGCCCCCTTGCTTTGACATGGTCGCGTCGCCACGCTGTTACCCGGCGACCACCCCTCGGTAATCCGTCGCCGCGATGCTGGCCGCGCCCCGACGGCCGACAACCCCCCACTTCAAGGGAGTTCCCATGTCCGGTATACGCGTCACCTCTGCTCCGCGCGGCGTCTACGCGCGTCGTGCGGCCGTCGGCGGCGGGCTCGCCGCCCTGGTCGGCACCATCGTCCTCAGCGGCCCGGCCGCCCACGCCGCGCCGCCCGCCCCGGCGGACGCCGCGACCGCCCGTACGTACCTGGGCGAGCTGACGGTCAAGAGCGAGGGCTCCATGGACGGCTACAGCCGGTCCAAGTTCCCGCACTGGAGCAGCCAGGGCGGCGCCTGCAACACCCGTGAGGTCGTCCTCAAGCGCGACGGCGAGGACGTCCAGCAGGACGGCAAGTGCGCCGCGGTGGAGGGCCGCTGGGTCTCGCCGTACGACGGCGCCACCTGGGAGGACGCCCAGGACATCGACATCGACCACATCGTGCCGCTGGCGCAGGCGTGGCGCTCGGGCGCCAACACGTGGACGACCGCGCAGCGGCAGGCGTTCGCCAACGACCTGACCCGCTCGCAGCTGATCGCCGTCACCGACCGGGTGAACCAGGCGAAGGGCGACAAGGACCCGGCGCAGTGGATGCCGCCGCTCGCGTCCTACGCCTGTACGTACAGCCAGATGTGGGTCACGGTGAAGCACCACTACAAGCTGACGGTCGACCCCGCCGAGAAGAACAAGCTGGCGGCCGTCCTCAAGGGCTGCTGACCCGCGCGGACTTCACCCCGGAATGGGAAACTCCGTGCTCCCCTCCCTCGTTTCGTACCGTACGGAATGACGGAGGGGAGACCGGCATGACGGCAGCCCTGCGCCTGGGCCCGCTGCTGCGGTACGTCGACTGGCAGAGCGGTACGAGCGCCACCGTGTGGGTCGAGAGCGACCGGAGTTGCGAGGCGGAGGTCCGCTGCGCCGACGGCGCGGGCGGCTCGGCGCGCACCTGGCAGGTCGCCGGGCACCACTACGCCCTGGTGCCGGTCACCGGCCTCACCCCGGGCAGCGAGACGGCGTACGGCGTGTTCCTGGACGGTGAGCCGGTGTGGCCGCCCGCCGGGTCGCCCTTCCCCGACAGCACGATCCGCACGCCCGCGATCGGCGCCGGCGGCGGTGACGACACCGTGCGGGTCACCTTCGGGTCCTGCCGGTGGTCCGCGCCGCCCCCGGAGGCGGAAGGCGTCGGCGCGCGGGCCCGTCTGAAACCCTTCGGCCCGTTCGGACCGGACGCGCTCGACACCCTGGCGAGCGACATGGCGCGTGACATGGCCCGTGACATGGCGCGTACGGAAGCCGATGACGACCCCGGCGGTCACCGGCCCGATGTCCTCGTGCTGCTGGGTGACCAGGTCTACGCGGACAAGACCTCCGAGGCCACCCGGCGCTGGATCGCCGAGCGGCGCCCGCTCACCGAGCCGCCGTGGCACCAGGTCGCGGACTTCGAGGAGTACACCCGGCTCTACGACGAGTCCTGGCGCGACCCGGAGGTCCGCTGGCTGCTCTCCACCGTCCCGAGTCTGATGATCTTCGATGATCACGACGTCATAGACGACTGGAACACCAGCGAGGCCTGGCGGGACCGGATGCGGGCGACGCCGTGGTGGCGGGAGCGGGCGGTCAGCGGTCTGATGTCGTACTGGGTGTACCAGCACCTGGGCAACCTCTCCCCCGACGAGCTGGCCCGCGACGAGCTCTACAAGGCGGTCGGCTCCGCCCCGGACGGCACCGAGGCGCTGCGGGAGTTCGCCGCCCGCGTCGACGACGACCCGGCCGAGGCCCGCTGGAGCTATCGACGGGACTTCGGGCGCGTACGGCTGGTGATGGTCGACACCCGTACGACCCGGGTCCTCGGGGAGAGCGCGCGGGCGATGCTCGCCCCCGCCGAGGCGGACTGGCTGCGCGGCGAGGTGCTGGCCGGCCACGGCTCGTACGACCACCTCCTCATCGGCTCGTCGCTGCCCTGGCTGCTGCCACCGGCGGTGCACGACGCCGAGGTGTGGAACGCGGCGCTGTGCGCCGGGGAGCGCGGTCCGCGCTGGGCGCGCGTGGCCGAGACCATGCGCCAGCGGGCGGATCTGGAGCACTGGGCGGCGTTCCCGGCGTCGTTCGCGGAGCTGACCGAGCTGATCACGACGGCGGGCAGCGGACCGGACGCGCCCGCGACGATCAGTGTGCTGGCCGGTGACGTCCACCACGCGTACGTCGCCGAGCCCGCCCTGCCGGACGCCGTCCGCAGCCGGGTCCTCCAGCTCACCTGCTCCCCGGTGCACAACAACATCCACACCATCGTGCGGCTCGGCTTCCGCTTCGGCTGGAGCGGGCCGGGGCGGTGGCTGGGGCGGGCGCTGACGCGGCACGGGCGGGTGGGGCGGGCGCCGTTCGGCTGGGACAGGGTCGGCGGCGGTCCCTGGTTCGGCAATCAGCTGATGACGCTGACGCTGCGCGGCCGCGCCGCCCGGCTGCGGCTCGACCAGGCGCGCGCGGAGACCGATGACGCCGGGAAGCGGCTGGCCACGGTCCTGGACATGGAGGTCGACACGGCCACGGTCACTGACCCGGCCAAGGGCCCGGCCAAGGACGTGCACGAGGCCCCGGATACCAGGGCGCGCGTTCGAATGAAATAAGAAACTTGAACTTGCAAGTATCGTTAGGGGTACCTAACCTGGAGCCCTCGTCCTTCCCGTCCCCGCCACGAGGAGCCCACCCATGCCCCCCACGTCTTCGGCCTCGGCGCTCACCGCCCGGCTCGACGCCGCCCGCCCCTACGTCCTCTCCGCCTTCCGCGTCGTGGTCGGCCTGCTCTTCGCCTGCCACGGCGCCGCCTCGCTGTTCGGCGTCCTCGGTGGCGCGGTCGGCGGCGGCACGATCGACGCCGGCACCTGGCCCGGCTGGTACGCCGCCGTCATCCAGCTCGTCGGCGGCGGCCTGGTGATGCTCGGCCTCGGCACCCGCAGCGCGGCCTTCATCGCCTCCGGCTCCATGGCGTACGCGTACTTCGACATGCACCAGAGCAGCGCCCTGTGGCCGATACAGAACGGTGGCGAGGCCTCGGCGATGTTCTGCTGGGCCTTCTTCCTGCTCGTCTTCACCGGTCCCGGCGCCCTCTCGCTGGACCGTCTGTTCTCCCGCTCCGGTGGCGAGGACGCCCAGGCGTCCGCTCCGCAGCGCACCCCCAGCGCGGTCTGACCGCGCAGTGGCGGCCCCGGGCCGTCCGCACCGCCCGTCATCAGGAGGGGTCCGGCACCGCCGGACCCCTCCTGGCGCATGACCGGGCCCCCTTCCGGCGAGCACCCGGAGCCACTCACGGCCCGTGACTTTCACAACATCACAACCCCCCGATCCCACGCCTCAGGAGCCCCAGGCGTACGCTGTACGGTTGTGAAGGCCGCCCCTGCCGCTCCCCTGCGACGTCGCGGCGGGGGACCGTACCGGGAGATCAGGACGTGCTGGAGCAGCTGGGGGCGTTGGCCACCACGCCATGGATTTATGTGATTGTCGGCTTGTCCGTTCTCCTCGATGTTTTCCTCCCGGTGCTGCCGAGCGGGGTCCTGGTGATCACCGCCGCCACCGCGGCCGCGGGCACCGCCGCCGACGCGGCGGCCGACGCCGCCCGGGGCCACGCGGGATTCGCCGACATGTTCGCGCTCGTGATGTGTGCCGCGACCGCCTCCGTCCTCGGCGACCTGGTCGCCTACCGCCTCGCCTGGCGCGGCGGCGACCGCTTCGACCGCGCCATCTCCCGCTCCCGCCGGCTGACCGCGGCCCAGGCCAAGCTGGGCACGGCGCTGCTGCGCGGCGGCGGCCCGCTCGTCGTCCTGGCCCGGTTCGCGCCCGCGGGGCGCTCCGTGGTGAGCCTCGGCGCGGGGGTGATGCACCGCAGGGTCGCCGAGTTCCTCCCCTGGTCCGCGCTGGCGGGTCTGACCTGGGCGGCGTACAGCGTGAGCCTCGGCTACTTCGGCGGCCAATGGCTGGGGGCGACCTGGTTCGGCACGGCCGTCTCGGTCTTCGCGCTCTTCGCCGCCGGCTCGGGTGCGGCGTTCCTCATGAGCCGCCCACAGCCCGCCGAGGCACCGACGACTCCGTAGGGTGTGTCCGCAAAGTCCTGGCCCACGACGCTCCCCAGCCACCGTGGGAATACCCCCAGGCCCGGTCCCGCTGGGGGTGACCGGGCTACCGCCCGGCACGCACCAGACGCCGCGAGCCACGGCCCTCCGGGCGTACGCCGCGACTATGCGGACACGTCCTGGTCCCGTACACACCGGGCACGGCCCGACACACCCTGCGTATCCGGCGGAGCCATACGCACCGGCTACGTACCCCTGCGCGCCCGCTTCGGCGCCGGCCGTACGAAGTGGGTCCGGTCGCGGTAGCGCGCGGATACCGAAGCCGCGCGAGCGGGCCCGCGCAGTCGGGCCGGTGGAGCGGTACAGGGCATTCCGTACGCCGGTGGGACGCGGGCGCGCGGGGGCGGCCGGAGGGGGGCGGGGCGGGATCAGCCCCGGATCGTCCGGCGGGCGGCTTCCTTGCGCAGGGCGCGTCCACAGCCCCGCGCGTACGCCCGCTGGAAGAGGGGCACCAGCGGTCCGGCGGCCCTGGTGAACCAGCGCGCGGGCCAGCTGAAGGCGGTGACGGTCAGCGTCACGTCCCCCGCGTCGTCGATCGTCACGACGAACGCCTCCTCCCCCGTCTCGGGGTGGCCGGGCAGGGTCCCGTACGCGAAGCCGGCCCGCCGCTCCTCCCGTAACGCCCAGGCCACCGCGCAGGGGCCGTAGACCCGCAGGGGGCCGATGCCGACGCCGGGGGTCACGGTGACGCCGTACGCGGCGGGAGGCGTGCCGTCGGCGATCCGCACCCCCGCGGCCCGGTGCATGCCCCAGGTCAGCACGGCGTCGGCGGCCGCCTCGAAGACGGCCCGGCCGTGGCCCGTGGGCGTGCTGACGCGGAGGTGGGAGTACCCGCCGGGCAGCGGATCGCGCCCGGTGGCTCCCACCTCCGGATAGGTGAATCGCGGCGCCACGGGTGCGGTCAGAGCTTGGTCAGCTTGGTGAAGGGCCCCGGAATCCGCTCCTGGCGCGATGCGAAGTCGACGAGCACGGCGATGCCGTCCTCGACGCCGATGACCCGTCCGAGACCGTACCGGTCGTGTGTGACGCGGTCCCCTACGGCGAAGTGCTCGACCGGAAGCGTCACGGGCGGGGTGTTGAAGGGGCTGGTGGGCAAGTAACGTCGGGTCGCTCTTGGCTTCGTCATTGGCCTCAGTATGCGCCCTCGGCGGACCCGGGTGGGCTGGCACGGGACGGCGGCCCGGTTCCGGGAAGGAGCCGGGCCGCCGCCGTCGTGCGTCACGGGATCGTCCGGAAGATCACCCAGGGGCTGTTGGTGATCTTGCGGAGAAGCCGCCGGGGGCCCCCGCCGGATCGACGGGAGACCACTTGAGAGCCGCTTTCGGGGTCGCGCGTGCGCCCCTGCGGGCGCCCTGCCGGCCGCCCGCGCGACCCCGGGGATCAGTGCGGTGTCAGTGCGCCTTGGTGAAGGCGTCCTTGTTGAACGCGGTCATGCCGTTGGCCCACAGCGAGTTGACCCGGCTGCGCTCGGCGCTGTTCGGGGTGGCGTTCCGGCAGGACGGGCCGGGGCCGCCGCCGGACATCAGCTCGCTGCACGGGCCCGAGTAGTGGTCCGGCAGACCGAGGACGTGACCGGTCTCGTGGGCGGTGACGCGGGTGGAGTCGTACTGCTGGTTCTGCCGGTAGTCGAGGAAGATGTAGCCGCGCCCGTGGCCGTCGGTGCTCGCGTAGGAGCCACGGGAGTCGTTGCCCTCGCGGTAGGTGAAGTCCGCGTTGCTGCCCGCACGCAGCTGGACGTTGCTCACGGAGCTGTTCCAGATCCGCGCGCTGCTGGCTATCTGGTTGGCGAAGGTGGGGGCTCTGCGGGCGTCGTAGGTGACGGTCACGGCGCGCAGGCCCGGCTTCGCGGCCAGCTTCGCCTTCGCGGACTTCATCACGGCCTCGAAGAAGGCCTTGTTGTTCGCCTCCTCGGCCGCCGAGCCGACGTACGAGGACTGCGTGAACTGCCGGTCGGTGTGCGCCGTCGCCGCGGAGGCGGGCACGGCCGTCATGCTCGCGGCCAGTCCGAGGCCGAGTGCTGCCGAGAGCACCATCGTGGAGCGGTTCATGTGGGGGACTCCATTCGTTCCGAGCACCTTCGGCCGCACGGGGTGGACAGGCGGCCGGGGTGCGTCGGGTGAACTCTTTGGTCCCGGAGAGTCTCTGACGAGATATCAATGGTGCGGATGATGCCAAGTGGCCATAGCACCGAGTAATCACCTACCCTGCCCCGGCTGTGTCTGGTGTGACGCAGGAGGCGCGGTTATGCTCCCCCCGTGGAGCTAGAGGTCAGGCACCTCCGTGCGCTTTTGGCCATAGCCGACGCGGGAAGTGTGCGGAAAGCGGCGTTACAGCTGGGCATGACCCAGCCCTCCCTCACCACTCAGCTCAGCCGGATCGAAGGGGCCATCGGCGGCCTCCTCTTCACCCGCGGCCAGACGGGGAGCCGGCCGACACCGCTGGGTCACTCGGTGCTGTCCCGGGCGCGGCCCATCGTGGCCGAGATGACCGCTTTGGTGACGGCCGCCCGGGACGCGGCGGTGGGCTCGGGGGGCTCGCGCCTGCGGATCGGCAGCATCGGCAGCCGTGCCGTGACGGGCTGGCTGGGCCGCGTCCACGCCCGTCTCCCCGACACGGACACCACGATCCATATAGAGGTGTCGGCGGACACCCTGCTCCAGCTGCTGGCGACGAACCAGCTCGACGTCGCCCTGGTCCACGAGTTCGACGGCTTCCCCCTGACCGTCCCGCCCGGGGTGGAGCGACGCATGCTCATCGCGCGCGAGCCGAGGTTCGTCGCCCTGGCCGCGGGCCACCCGGCGGCGGACCGGCCGGTGATCAGGCTCCCGGACCTCGCCGGCGAACCCTGGATCGTCGACCCGACGGCCGACGACGAGTGCGCGGCGCTGCGCCGCGCGTTCACCTCCGCGGGGTTCGACCCCCGCCTCGTGCACGTCCGCGACAGCACGACCGCCGCCGAGCTCGTCGCCTCCGGCGAGGCCGTACGCCCCTGCCAGCCCACCGCCGACCCGGCGCCCGGCACGGTGCTCCGCCCCCTGCACGGCGACCCCCTGGCCGCCCGGCTCTTCCTCGCGTCGCGACCCTGCTCCATGCCCCCGGCCGACCTCGACGCGCTGTTCGGCGACCTCCAGGACGCGTACGAGCAGCTGATCCGGGCCAACCCCGCCTATCGCGCCTGGCTCAGCCGCCACACCAGCCCGCTGCTACGGGTGCCGGACCGGCCGGATCAGCCCGGCCGGCCGGATGAATCAGGCCGCTGCGACCGGTCCCCGAGGACGGAGCCGCCCGCGGCGTGAAGCCGCGAGGCCCCGCCGGCCACGCGCCGCCGGCCGTGTCCGCCCCGCCCGTATCGGGGCTTGCACCCGCTCACCACCGCGCGGGATGACAGACTGCGGGGATG
The window above is part of the Streptomyces syringium genome. Proteins encoded here:
- a CDS encoding ABC transporter permease, which produces MLAAEVLLPVDTTLGVVLAALLVAAVTVAALARLTGDRGRGYARQIAVAGLRAAVQLAAVSALIGWVVRAAPLLLCFVLLMFAVAVRTAGRRVTDNRTWWWAAVPIGGAVLPVVAALLLTGLVPYRGIALIPVTGILIGGGLTATVLAGRRALDELRTRHGEVEAAMALGFLDREARLEIARPAASDALLPGLDQTRTVGLVTLPGAFVGMLLGGASPLLAGAVQLFVLVALMAVQVVAVALTLELIARGLLHRGAPTEVPVP
- a CDS encoding HNH endonuclease family protein, coding for MSGIRVTSAPRGVYARRAAVGGGLAALVGTIVLSGPAAHAAPPAPADAATARTYLGELTVKSEGSMDGYSRSKFPHWSSQGGACNTREVVLKRDGEDVQQDGKCAAVEGRWVSPYDGATWEDAQDIDIDHIVPLAQAWRSGANTWTTAQRQAFANDLTRSQLIAVTDRVNQAKGDKDPAQWMPPLASYACTYSQMWVTVKHHYKLTVDPAEKNKLAAVLKGC
- a CDS encoding alkaline phosphatase D family protein; translation: MTAALRLGPLLRYVDWQSGTSATVWVESDRSCEAEVRCADGAGGSARTWQVAGHHYALVPVTGLTPGSETAYGVFLDGEPVWPPAGSPFPDSTIRTPAIGAGGGDDTVRVTFGSCRWSAPPPEAEGVGARARLKPFGPFGPDALDTLASDMARDMARDMARTEADDDPGGHRPDVLVLLGDQVYADKTSEATRRWIAERRPLTEPPWHQVADFEEYTRLYDESWRDPEVRWLLSTVPSLMIFDDHDVIDDWNTSEAWRDRMRATPWWRERAVSGLMSYWVYQHLGNLSPDELARDELYKAVGSAPDGTEALREFAARVDDDPAEARWSYRRDFGRVRLVMVDTRTTRVLGESARAMLAPAEADWLRGEVLAGHGSYDHLLIGSSLPWLLPPAVHDAEVWNAALCAGERGPRWARVAETMRQRADLEHWAAFPASFAELTELITTAGSGPDAPATISVLAGDVHHAYVAEPALPDAVRSRVLQLTCSPVHNNIHTIVRLGFRFGWSGPGRWLGRALTRHGRVGRAPFGWDRVGGGPWFGNQLMTLTLRGRAARLRLDQARAETDDAGKRLATVLDMEVDTATVTDPAKGPAKDVHEAPDTRARVRMK
- a CDS encoding DoxX family protein, which encodes MPPTSSASALTARLDAARPYVLSAFRVVVGLLFACHGAASLFGVLGGAVGGGTIDAGTWPGWYAAVIQLVGGGLVMLGLGTRSAAFIASGSMAYAYFDMHQSSALWPIQNGGEASAMFCWAFFLLVFTGPGALSLDRLFSRSGGEDAQASAPQRTPSAV
- a CDS encoding DedA family protein; its protein translation is MLEQLGALATTPWIYVIVGLSVLLDVFLPVLPSGVLVITAATAAAGTAADAAADAARGHAGFADMFALVMCAATASVLGDLVAYRLAWRGGDRFDRAISRSRRLTAAQAKLGTALLRGGGPLVVLARFAPAGRSVVSLGAGVMHRRVAEFLPWSALAGLTWAAYSVSLGYFGGQWLGATWFGTAVSVFALFAAGSGAAFLMSRPQPAEAPTTP
- a CDS encoding DUF1990 family protein, with product MAPRFTYPEVGATGRDPLPGGYSHLRVSTPTGHGRAVFEAAADAVLTWGMHRAAGVRIADGTPPAAYGVTVTPGVGIGPLRVYGPCAVAWALREERRAGFAYGTLPGHPETGEEAFVVTIDDAGDVTLTVTAFSWPARWFTRAAGPLVPLFQRAYARGCGRALRKEAARRTIRG
- the snpA gene encoding snapalysin produces the protein MNRSTMVLSAALGLGLAASMTAVPASAATAHTDRQFTQSSYVGSAAEEANNKAFFEAVMKSAKAKLAAKPGLRAVTVTYDARRAPTFANQIASSARIWNSSVSNVQLRAGSNADFTYREGNDSRGSYASTDGHGRGYIFLDYRQNQQYDSTRVTAHETGHVLGLPDHYSGPCSELMSGGGPGPSCRNATPNSAERSRVNSLWANGMTAFNKDAFTKAH
- a CDS encoding LysR family transcriptional regulator, yielding MELEVRHLRALLAIADAGSVRKAALQLGMTQPSLTTQLSRIEGAIGGLLFTRGQTGSRPTPLGHSVLSRARPIVAEMTALVTAARDAAVGSGGSRLRIGSIGSRAVTGWLGRVHARLPDTDTTIHIEVSADTLLQLLATNQLDVALVHEFDGFPLTVPPGVERRMLIAREPRFVALAAGHPAADRPVIRLPDLAGEPWIVDPTADDECAALRRAFTSAGFDPRLVHVRDSTTAAELVASGEAVRPCQPTADPAPGTVLRPLHGDPLAARLFLASRPCSMPPADLDALFGDLQDAYEQLIRANPAYRAWLSRHTSPLLRVPDRPDQPGRPDESGRCDRSPRTEPPAA